A single window of Methylocella tundrae DNA harbors:
- the modA gene encoding molybdate ABC transporter substrate-binding protein — MRFFARRAFNALALCLALARPGLPQTASAQTAATAGPTVFAAASMKTALDAIAASWTAQTGKAPAIVYGSSAVLAKQIEQAAPADIFIAADVNWADYLEKAKLLRPGTRRNVLGNALVLIEPADSNITLKIEPGFDLAGATGDGRIAVCTIASCPGGIYAKQSLEKLGVWDKVEPKLAQADNIRSALNLVSRGEARFGIVYATDAKADPKVKVVDTFPDSTHSPIVYPVAVLEGSKNSMAASFVAYLSSQAATKILLDQGFTVLSK; from the coding sequence ATGCGGTTTTTCGCCCGCCGCGCGTTCAATGCGCTCGCCTTGTGCCTGGCTCTGGCGCGCCCCGGCCTGCCGCAGACAGCCTCGGCTCAGACGGCGGCCACCGCGGGCCCTACTGTTTTTGCGGCAGCCAGCATGAAAACCGCCCTTGACGCGATCGCAGCCTCCTGGACCGCGCAAACCGGCAAGGCGCCCGCGATCGTTTATGGATCTTCCGCTGTTCTCGCCAAGCAGATCGAGCAGGCCGCGCCGGCGGACATTTTCATCGCGGCGGACGTAAACTGGGCCGACTATCTGGAGAAAGCAAAATTGCTTCGACCAGGGACGCGCCGGAACGTTCTCGGCAATGCGCTGGTCCTGATCGAACCGGCGGATTCCAATATCACCCTGAAGATCGAGCCGGGCTTCGACCTTGCCGGCGCGACGGGCGACGGCCGAATCGCCGTTTGCACCATTGCGTCTTGCCCTGGGGGCATTTACGCCAAGCAGTCGCTGGAAAAGCTTGGCGTTTGGGATAAGGTCGAGCCGAAGCTCGCGCAGGCGGATAATATCCGCTCGGCATTAAACCTCGTCTCGCGCGGCGAAGCGCGTTTTGGCATCGTTTATGCCACGGACGCCAAGGCTGATCCCAAGGTGAAGGTCGTCGACACATTTCCGGACTCGACGCATAGCCCGATCGTTTATCCGGTCGCCGTTCTGGAAGGCTCGAAGAATAGCATGGCCGCATCATTTGTCGCTTATCTGTCGTCGCAGGCGGCGACCAAGATTTTGCTGGATCAAGGCTTTACGGTTTTGTCGAAATAG
- a CDS encoding rod-binding protein, whose protein sequence is MSINPVSDIVLDVARAADPSKSLAAAERLSRLGAGEPAGADFSSVMRTSNSSDAELRSIVAKMSASPSAAATSPMDARTKAYKGVEELVLQNLVENMLPKEGSGVFGSGTAGDVWRSMLAEQLAKQIGKTVDLGLDKRADATHGAVHARLPDPHVTGRQS, encoded by the coding sequence CCGCGGATCCGAGCAAGTCTCTGGCCGCTGCGGAAAGATTATCTCGCCTCGGCGCCGGGGAACCGGCGGGTGCGGATTTTTCGAGCGTCATGAGAACGAGCAATTCGAGCGATGCGGAATTGCGGAGCATAGTGGCCAAGATGAGCGCAAGCCCATCCGCCGCGGCTACGTCTCCAATGGACGCGCGGACGAAGGCATACAAGGGCGTTGAGGAACTCGTTCTGCAAAACCTTGTCGAGAACATGTTGCCGAAGGAAGGCAGCGGCGTCTTTGGAAGCGGAACCGCCGGTGATGTGTGGAGGTCTATGCTGGCCGAACAATTGGCCAAGCAAATTGGCAAGACGGTAGACCTCGGCCTAGATAAAAGAGCCGACGCTACGCATGGCGCGGTTCACGCAAGGCTACCGGATCCGCACGTGACCGGGAGGCAATCGTGA
- a CDS encoding inositol monophosphatase family protein — translation MASLSHADGLVASFEEATRHAGELALAFFRHGEKTSAMVSHKAGGSPVTEADHLVDRFLKRRFEELLPEAGWLSEETEDSAERLTKKLVLVVDPIDGTRAFALGEPTWAIAVALVRDGRPLIGIVHAPALQQTYVAVKDGGSRLNGVPIEVSGIATLDASARVGAPLFLAEELRQAGLTFTLQPRVPSLAMRIAYVASGALDAGFASENSNDWDIAAADLILEEAGGRLAGLDGVELVYNREETRHGLLTAAPRQLQSQINLAMRRARGCAPG, via the coding sequence TTGGCGTCACTCTCTCATGCGGACGGTCTCGTTGCTTCCTTTGAGGAAGCCACTCGACACGCGGGCGAGCTCGCGCTCGCCTTTTTCCGCCATGGCGAGAAGACCAGCGCGATGGTCTCGCACAAGGCCGGCGGATCGCCGGTCACCGAAGCTGATCATCTCGTCGATCGATTTTTGAAGCGGCGATTCGAGGAGTTGCTGCCGGAAGCTGGCTGGCTGTCCGAGGAGACGGAGGATTCGGCGGAGCGCCTGACGAAAAAGCTCGTGCTCGTCGTCGATCCGATCGACGGAACGCGCGCCTTTGCGCTTGGCGAACCCACCTGGGCGATCGCCGTGGCGTTGGTGCGCGATGGCCGGCCCCTGATCGGCATTGTTCACGCGCCGGCGCTCCAGCAGACCTATGTCGCCGTAAAGGACGGCGGGTCCCGGCTCAATGGCGTTCCGATCGAAGTCTCGGGCATCGCGACGCTCGACGCCAGCGCCCGCGTCGGCGCGCCTTTGTTCCTCGCAGAGGAATTGCGTCAGGCCGGACTGACGTTCACCTTGCAGCCGCGGGTCCCCTCGCTGGCGATGCGCATCGCTTATGTCGCTTCGGGCGCCCTCGACGCGGGCTTCGCGTCGGAAAACTCCAATGATTGGGATATCGCGGCGGCCGATCTCATTCTTGAGGAAGCAGGCGGACGTTTGGCCGGTCTCGATGGCGTTGAGCTCGTCTATAACCGCGAGGAGACGCGCCACGGGCTGCTCACCGCCGCGCCGCGCCAGCTTCAATCGCAAATCAATCTTGCGATGCGGCGGGCCCGAGGCTGCGCTCCGGGATGA
- the modC gene encoding molybdenum ABC transporter ATP-binding protein, producing MIEIRVGLDLATFKLDVAFADGRGITALFGQSGSGKSLTLSLIAGLRRPDRGFIKLDGELLVDVEKRIFVRPHRRRIGLVFQDSNLFPHLSVQQNLLFGRWFAPRGARQIEFDAVVETLGIRPLLPRRPARLSGGERQRVAIGRALLSCPRLLLFDEPLAALDTARKLEILPLIERIRDDFKIPIVYVSHAVEEVVRLASLVVVLENGKVKAIGDANEVFGAAAAGSLEDRFDRSSVLTVTVGGSNAAYELTQLKHPAGTIWLAGPAGPPGRSVRIVVKATDVVLAKESPHDVSIRNVLSGAVESIETQGPFAMVEVALDGGGRLAAVATRLAVDELHLDRGAKVFALIKSTALDERAVGEAPHP from the coding sequence ATGATCGAGATCCGGGTCGGTCTTGATCTGGCCACGTTCAAACTCGACGTGGCCTTCGCCGACGGCCGGGGCATCACGGCGCTATTCGGGCAGTCGGGTTCAGGCAAATCCTTAACGCTCAGTCTGATCGCCGGCCTGAGGCGACCGGATCGCGGCTTCATCAAGCTTGATGGCGAACTGTTGGTCGATGTCGAGAAGCGCATCTTCGTGCGGCCGCATCGCCGCCGCATTGGTCTTGTGTTCCAGGACTCGAATCTCTTTCCCCATTTGAGCGTGCAGCAAAATCTCCTCTTCGGCCGATGGTTCGCGCCGCGCGGCGCGCGGCAGATCGAATTCGACGCCGTCGTTGAGACCCTGGGGATCCGGCCCCTGCTGCCGCGTCGCCCGGCGCGGCTTTCCGGCGGCGAACGCCAGCGCGTCGCGATCGGCCGCGCGCTTTTGTCTTGCCCGAGGCTTCTCCTTTTCGACGAGCCTCTGGCCGCGCTCGACACAGCGCGCAAGCTCGAGATCCTGCCTCTCATCGAGCGTATTCGGGACGACTTCAAAATCCCGATCGTCTATGTCTCGCATGCGGTGGAGGAGGTGGTGAGGCTTGCCTCTTTGGTGGTTGTTCTCGAAAATGGGAAGGTGAAAGCGATCGGCGATGCGAATGAAGTCTTTGGCGCCGCTGCCGCTGGTTCGCTCGAAGACCGGTTCGATCGCTCATCGGTGCTGACGGTGACGGTCGGCGGCAGCAACGCAGCCTATGAGTTGACGCAGCTGAAACATCCCGCTGGAACAATATGGCTCGCGGGGCCCGCGGGCCCGCCAGGCCGGTCCGTGCGGATTGTCGTCAAGGCCACCGACGTCGTGCTTGCGAAAGAATCGCCGCACGACGTGAGCATTCGCAATGTCCTGTCCGGCGCGGTCGAGTCGATCGAGACCCAGGGTCCCTTTGCTATGGTCGAGGTCGCGCTTGATGGCGGCGGGCGCCTCGCCGCTGTCGCAACGCGCCTCGCCGTGGACGAACTTCATCTCGACCGGGGCGCGAAGGTCTTCGCTTTGATCAAGTCGACCGCTCTCGATGAGCGCGCCGTTGGCGAGGCGCCGCACCCTTGA
- the modB gene encoding molybdate ABC transporter permease subunit: MLDLSPDEWTAIWLSLKIAVVATMASLPFGVFTAYALARWKFPGKTLVNGVVHLPLVLPPVVTGFILLILLGRKGVFGPFLASIGIVLSFRWTGAAVACAVMGFPLMVRAMRLSFETIDRRLELAAGSLGASGVWTFLLVSLPLAVPGIIVGAILAFAKSLGEFGATITFVSNIPGETQTISAAIYTFTQVPGGDIGAMRLTAVAIVIALFALIASEIIQRWAEKRVASFE, encoded by the coding sequence GTGTTGGATTTATCGCCCGATGAATGGACAGCGATCTGGCTCTCTTTGAAGATCGCGGTCGTCGCCACAATGGCGAGCCTTCCCTTTGGCGTTTTCACGGCCTATGCGCTGGCCCGCTGGAAATTTCCTGGCAAGACGCTCGTCAATGGCGTGGTCCATCTGCCCCTCGTCCTGCCGCCCGTCGTCACCGGCTTTATCCTGTTGATCCTGCTCGGCCGCAAAGGCGTTTTCGGACCGTTTCTCGCCAGCATCGGCATTGTCTTGTCGTTTCGCTGGACAGGCGCCGCCGTCGCCTGTGCCGTGATGGGATTCCCGCTGATGGTGCGCGCCATGCGCCTGTCGTTCGAGACCATTGACCGAAGGCTCGAACTGGCCGCCGGAAGTCTCGGCGCCAGCGGCGTCTGGACCTTTTTGCTGGTCAGCCTTCCTCTCGCCGTTCCAGGAATCATTGTCGGGGCAATTCTCGCTTTCGCGAAGTCGCTCGGAGAGTTCGGCGCGACGATCACCTTCGTCTCCAATATTCCCGGCGAGACGCAGACGATCTCGGCGGCGATCTACACCTTTACGCAAGTCCCGGGTGGGGACATCGGAGCCATGCGTCTGACGGCGGTCGCCATCGTCATTGCGCTTTTTGCGCTGATCGCTTCGGAAATCATTCAGCGCTGGGCTGAAAAACGCGTTGCGAGCTTTGAATGA
- a CDS encoding DUF4170 domain-containing protein, with amino-acid sequence MKRAPAPQKKQLLHFVFGGELKELDQTEFKNLDQIEIVGLFPDHASAVAAWRAKAQATVDNAQMRYFVAHLHRLLDPEEHEEEGEDHEH; translated from the coding sequence ATGAAACGCGCCCCCGCTCCCCAGAAGAAACAGCTCCTTCACTTTGTGTTCGGCGGCGAACTCAAGGAACTGGATCAAACCGAATTCAAAAATCTCGACCAGATCGAAATTGTCGGCCTTTTTCCCGATCACGCCTCCGCAGTGGCGGCGTGGCGCGCCAAGGCGCAGGCGACCGTCGATAATGCGCAGATGCGCTATTTCGTGGCGCACCTTCACCGCCTGCTCGATCCCGAGGAGCATGAGGAAGAAGGCGAAGACCACGAACATTAG
- a CDS encoding glucose 1-dehydrogenase: MSKLSGKVAIVTGASKGIGAGIAKGLAAEGAAVVVNYASSKESAERVVADIKAKGGTAIAVQGDVAKAADVKKIFAETTQKLGRLDILVNNAGVYNLLPIEALTEDDFHRHFNINVLGLLLATQEAVKVFGEEGGSVINIGSAITSINPPQTVVYTATKGAVDSVTRVLAKELGPKKIRVNSINPGVIETEGTTAAGIIGSDFEKQFIALTPLGRTGQPEDVALVAAFLASDESRWVTGETLAVSGGLR, from the coding sequence ATGAGCAAATTATCCGGCAAAGTAGCCATCGTCACGGGCGCGTCAAAAGGCATTGGCGCCGGCATCGCAAAGGGGCTGGCGGCGGAGGGGGCGGCGGTCGTCGTGAACTATGCTTCGAGCAAGGAGAGCGCTGAGCGGGTCGTCGCCGACATCAAGGCGAAAGGCGGAACAGCGATCGCCGTGCAAGGCGATGTCGCCAAAGCGGCCGATGTAAAGAAGATTTTTGCCGAAACGACGCAAAAGTTGGGACGGCTCGACATTTTGGTCAATAACGCCGGCGTCTACAATCTTCTGCCGATCGAGGCGTTAACTGAAGACGACTTTCATCGCCATTTCAACATCAACGTTCTCGGCCTCTTGCTCGCGACACAGGAGGCGGTCAAAGTTTTCGGCGAGGAGGGCGGCAGCGTCATCAACATCGGCTCCGCCATAACAAGCATCAATCCGCCGCAGACGGTTGTTTATACCGCCACGAAAGGCGCGGTCGACTCCGTGACGCGCGTGCTCGCGAAGGAGCTCGGGCCGAAGAAAATCCGGGTCAATTCAATCAATCCAGGCGTGATCGAAACCGAAGGCACGACCGCCGCCGGCATCATCGGGAGCGACTTTGAAAAGCAGTTTATCGCGCTGACGCCGCTTGGGCGCACCGGCCAGCCCGAAGACGTCGCGCTCGTGGCGGCGTTCCTCGCCTCCGACGAATCGCGCTGGGTCACAGGCGAAACGCTGGCGGTTTCAGGCGGCTTGCGATAG
- a CDS encoding ArsR/SmtB family transcription factor, whose translation MSESLGVTLTEDQLLLIAKALGDRRRYEILKHLGERHDALSCVAVRDCTGINPATLSHHMKELETAGLVEVMREGKFASYVLRRDVLEAFHRRLREDLA comes from the coding sequence ATGTCGGAATCGCTTGGCGTAACGCTGACGGAGGATCAGCTTCTCTTGATCGCGAAAGCTCTGGGCGACCGGCGCCGGTACGAAATCCTGAAACATCTTGGCGAGCGGCATGATGCGCTCTCCTGCGTCGCTGTGCGCGATTGCACCGGCATTAACCCGGCGACGCTGTCCCATCATATGAAAGAACTCGAAACGGCGGGGCTGGTGGAGGTGATGCGGGAGGGCAAATTCGCCAGCTACGTTCTGCGGCGGGATGTACTCGAGGCGTTCCACCGGCGGTTGAGGGAGGATCTCGCCTGA